The nucleotide window ACTCGATCAATTTGAGCAGCAGAGCGAGCAAATCGCCAAGACCGCACGTCAAAGCGAAGATCAAAAAGCGCAGATTAAAGCCGCATTGGATCAGCTGAATGCGGTTCTGCAGGATATCGAGCGGCTGCTTGCTTCGCAGTTTGAAAATATGAGGAAGTAAACAAAGGGGGAATTGTTATGGGAGGCATCTTAGTCGACGGCTGCGACGCATCGGATAGTTATTATAAAATCAAGGATGTTGCTCAGGCTTACTGCAAAACATGCGGTTGTGAGCGGGTGTATGCGTTAATGGAACTGAAAATGAAAATTCGTGTTTTCTGGATTCCGACCGTTTCTATCAACACTAAATATGCAGTGGTTTGTCCTGTCTGCAAGAACGGTTATATCGTTGATGAAGGCCAGAAAAATGATATTCTAACCGGCCGTGCAGAAGTGGAAGTGAAGGAAGATGGATTGATTCTGCATGCGCTTCCAGCACAAAACGAACTGCATTCGACAGGACATGTAATTGATAAACAGCCAGAATTGCCTGCCGATCAGCCGCGGTTCTGCTTCCGCTGCGGAAGTCCGCTGGATGAGAAGGGGCTCTGTCCGCATTGCGATGAGGTTAAGGAAGTTTCGCTTCATGAAGAAAACGACGAGTTGTCACAGATAAGAAAACAGGAAATCAAAAAGGTTGTCACAGAACTTGAGTCACTGCGGGATCCCATGTCGCCGTTCATTCGCCCTCAGTCAAAGATCTGTCCACATTGTCAACTGCTTTATGCTCAGGATAAAGAATACTGCGATATCTGTGGAAGAACATTAGTTCAAAGGGAGAATCATTCATGAAAAAATGCAATCATTGCGGAGCGGAAATGAATGAAGATGCGGCATTTTGTCCGCATTGCGGCGAACCCGTGACTGACACATCCACAATCCAGTGTTCTTATTGTCATCAGGAAGTTCCTGCAGATCAATTGTTTTGTCCGCATTGCGGCCATCGTCTTTTATCAGGGGGCCGTTCTAAGGATGAACCTCAGCCATCACCTGTACCTAAACCAAAACCTGAAATTCATTATGACCCCAAAAAGAGTTCGCCAATACCTCAAGAACCTATTCAGACTCAGCCTTCTTCTTTCGTCAAACCCTTATTTCTGTATGCACTGATCTGTTTGCTTTTAACCTATTTCGATGCGTTGGCGCTGGCTGTGAATAATCGCTACTACAGTTTTCCAGAAGCGTTTATGATCTATATCTGGTTTGGCTTGATCGCGTTTATTGTGTTTTTTATTTTTCTTGTGTTCAGCCGAAGGACGATGAAACAAGCAAGTCAGACAAAGGATTCGCAAAGACAGGCAAAGTTGAAAAAAACAGCGAAAATTCGTTTTTGGCTTGGCTTTATTTTAGGAATTCTCCTTTTGATCGGCATCGGCATTTTTATCATCTTTGATGCGTAAGTCAGCGGCGACTGTATTTCGTAACGTATGTCATACAATGAAAGGAGGAAATGAACATGCAAAAATGTCTTCATTGCGGAGCAGAAATAGCTGATGAAGCCGCTTTTTGCCCCCATTGCGGTGAATCAGTGGTCAAAGCTCAGACTGTGATCTGTTCCTATTGCCAAAAAGTCATTCCTGCGGATCAACTATTTTGTCCTTATTGTGGTCATCGTGTAATCGCAGAACCTCAGCCTGAACCTGAACCCCAACCCATACCTCAGCCCGATCCCCATCCTGAACCCCAACCCATACCCAAATCGAATGTAGAAACGGAGGATCCTGCGCAAATTGATCAAAAGGTGCGCGTGAATCGTATTTTTGCGTTAGGAACATGTGTTCTATTTGTTCTGAGTGAAGCTTTACTCAGTTCCACGATAATTTCCTATCGGTCATTTTCAGAAGCTTTACTCATCTTTACAGTGATAGGGATTGCTGTGTTTTTCGGTTCCCTGATTATGATTAACCAATATGAGAAGTTTGCTTTATTGGCCTGGAATGCCACTGAACCGCAGGTACGTCAGGGTTACAAAAACAAAGCGAAGCAAATGTTAAACCAGGCTTATATTGTGATTCTGGTGCTGATGATTCTGAGTTTTGTCATCGCGGGTATCGACTGGTAAAAATTCAAAAAGTAAGCAAGAGGTAAAATGTTAGGAACTTTGCAGCTTTAAGGATCACCGAGAAGAAAACGTTAAGCTTGAAATGCGGTTGCGCAGAAACGCGCAAGGTTTATGATAGAATTGCATATTAGAAAGGTCAGAGTATTCCCCCTGACCTTTTTGTATTCAATTTTATTTGTTAGATCCTGCGGCGTGACTTAAAACAATTTTATCTTGATTGATGTTTACAATTTCATTTGCCTGGATTAAGGAAGATGCAATCTGAGCTTTCAGACTGTTTAGCTGGTCTGATCGTATACCGCTATACTTCAAAATAAGCTCATCTTGAACATGATCTTTGAGCATGGCCTGAGCATTTTGAAGCTGATTAAGCTGGATCCCTTCTTGAATCCCCTCCTGAATCCCATCATATTTGATCTGAGCTTTATCTCGTAAGTCGCGTTCATGGGCAAAGGCCGCATTTTGGGCAGCCAGCGTGAAACTATTGATTCTCATCGGGTTCTGTTCCTTTTGTTGTATTCACTGCAGGACTGTCTGGACTTGGGATATCGTAAGAAGTTTCACTTTCTTGGATTAAGGAAGATGCAATCTGAGCTTTCAGGCTGTTTAGCTGGTCTGATCGTATACCGATATACTTCAAAATAAGCTCATCAGGAACGTGATCTTTGAGCATGGCCTGAGCATTTTGAAGCTGATTAAGCTGGATCCCTTCTTGAATCCCATCATATTTGATCTGAGCTTTATCTCGTAAATCACGTTCATGGGCAAAGGCTGCATTTTGGGCAGCCAGCGTGAAACTATTGAATCTCATCTGTTTCTGTTCCTTTTATTGTAGCCGCTGCAGAACTGTCTGTGCTTGGGATATCGTAGGAAGCTTCACTTTCTTGGATTAAGGAAGATGCAATCTTAGCTTTTAGATTGTCTAGCTGGTCGGATGGTATTCCACTGTACTTCAAAATAAGTTCATCAGGAACATGATCGATCAGCATTGCATGAGCATTTTCCAACTGAGTTTGTTGAACTCCTTGCTGAATCCCATCATATTTGATCTGAGCTTTATCTCGTAAATCACGTTCATGGGCAAAGGCCGCATTGCGGATGGCGGGATCGGAACTAATAACTTTCATCACTTCGGCTACCTCCTTAAATATGTCGTTGCGCTGTATGATTTCCGCAACAATTGGATCGCTGATTTCTTCGTCATACTTTTCAAAGAACCAGCACCACTTTTCAAATCCGTCTAACTCCTGATAACTGTGATTCATCTGAATTATTTTCTTTAACTCAATGATATAAATGGTTATCAAATTTGTCAAGACGTCATGTTCATCCTTTTCCTGAAGTTGATACACATGGATCGCCTTGTCAGGCTGATCAGCCTTTGGCGGAAAGGGAAAATCAAGAAAGAAGACTTGGCAGACGGGAACTAATTCGGAATAGGCCGCCCCTTTGTTTGCGGGCTGTGTCAGCAACATCGCCGCGTAATATGCGGAACGGTTACAGATGTTCATTTCGCTGGCATAGCCCTGCATTTCGTAATTGATTAATCGCATAGGGAGAGTCTGTACACTGATATCCAACCGTATATCTTTCCCGCTGGATGAGGGCGAAAGTTTTTCGGTGGGACTGAGGGACAGCGCTTCAAAATGAGTTTTCATCAATTCCTCCGAGATGTTTTTGAGAAATTTCTGACCTAAAACAGGAAAATAGGTTAACAGCGTTTTAAAGACGAAATCGTTGGTACAACGAAGCTTGGGCGGATGTTGGATCTCTTCTTGGATTACCGGCATAAAATCCCTCCTCCTCTTACCTATTGCGGAAAAATCAAAAAAGCCCCGCAAAAACGCTGAAATAAGTCTATTTTTCATCTTTTTATCACATTTCCAACGAATCCTTTCACAAGCAAAAAAAAGAAAGCAAAATTCAGGAGTTTCCCGATCGCTTTCTACTCTGTCATTTTCATGGAATTTGAGTCATTGTTGATGAGCCAGTTCCATTCGGCGGGCTTTTCCCTTGATCATGATTTCTCCCTTATCTATAAGAGCTTCGGAATCAGCCTGAATTAAGGTGACAAAAGTAACCCGTTCCTGGACTTCAATTGTACCAATCTGTTCTGCGGAAAAGCCCAGGCTGCAAAATGCGCCGACGATATCGCCAGGCCGCAGTTTGTGCTGACGGCCGGCGCGGATGAGAAGGGTCGTCTTGTTCTGCTTCAATGCCGCCGCTTTTTCCGGCTGAGCCTGCGTTTTCGTTTTCCAATGAGCTAAGCCGGAATGATCGTCAAACAAATCTATTTCCAAAGTTTCACTGTTCACCGCCATGGTCTGCAAAAAGGCCGAGTAGCATGTCTGTTGTCCCGAGGTCAGAAGGACTGCGGAAGTACCCGGCTGATCAATCCGTCCGCAGCGCCCGCAGCGATGGATAAACGATTCTAAACTCAGCGGCAGATCCCAGTGGATGATCAGCGACAGACCATCAATATCCAAGCCCCGGGCAGCGACGTCGGTTGCGCATAAGATTCGCAGCTGACCCCGACGGAATTGTCTGAGTACGGCAAACCGCTGGTCCTGTTCCATTCCGCCGTGCATCGCTTCGGCGCACAATCCGCGTTTTTTAAGCTGATCGGCCACTTCCTGCGCACTGCTTTGACGTTCGCAGAAGACAATGGCCGAGGGAGCTTGAAATCGGGATAACAGATTCAGCAGGCCTGTCATTTTTTCTGATTCCTGAACGGTCAGGGAGGTCAGATGAACATTCTGGTTGGTTTGGCGGGGCGAGTCGATCTGAATCATCAGCGGATCATGAACCGTGATTTCCGCCAGCTGCAGAATTTCGGGACTCAGCGTCGCCGAAAACAGACAGGTCTGAATGGGGGAAGGCAGCTGTTTCAGAATCTGATGAACCGTTTCCGTCAATCCCAGCGAGAACATCTGATCAGCTTCATCCAGAACGATCATCCTCAAAGCGGAAAGATCCAAAGTTCCTTGCTCAATATGATCCCAGATTCGGCCAGGCGTGCCGCAGACAATCTGAACACGCTGTTTCAGCTGAAACTTCTGACTTTTCATCGGCTGACGGCCAACCAGGCGGACACAGGTCAATCTGCGAAACAAACTGAAATTTTGAATTTCCTGTGTGATCTGATCTGCTAATTCGCGGGTTGGCGCAAGGATCAGAGCCTGCGGCCGACGCTCCTCAAAATGACAAAGCTGGCAAACGGGCAGGGCATAAGCCGCGGTTTTTCCGGATCCAGTCTGGGCCTGAACCAGGCAATCCTTTCCTTCCAGAAAGGCGGGGATCACCTGTTGCTGAACAGGCGTGGGCTGGGTGTAATGCAGCGCTTCTATGGCTTGGCGCAGATCCTCTTCCAGCAAATCAAAAGCTGAGTTGAATTTCATGATAAAACCTCCTGTTGGGTTTCTATTATATAAGGATAAATAAAAGCATCCGGGTCTCAGCATACCAGCAGAAGCAGAAAAACACAAGGATTATATCCAAAGCGGGATTGTCATTGGATCGTAAAAATTCTTCGATCTTCTCTATGGTACAATTAGAAAACAAAGAAAAACTGAAGAATGAAGTTCAATAAAACTTTAGATTTCACGGCACGCGGCTGTTGAAATCCTGTATCACCATTATAAAAAGGATGGAGAGACGAAGCAAATCGATTAAAGAGGAGACGAAAGCATGAACACACGATGGGAAAATACGTTGTACCAGCTTGGCAGCTGGCTGCTTATCGATATGGCAATCGCGTTAGGTTATTGGCAAATGGGAGGCTGGAAAAATTTTACCCATGAGCTTTTCAATGGATCTTGGATTCTTCCAGGCAGTGCTTCTTTGATCGCAGTCACACTGGGGATGATGATCTTCGGTGTTTATCTGCGCCTTCTTTGTGATGAACCCGTGCGCCTTCTCCGCTTTGTCATAGGTCTCATTGTCTTGATGCTTCTGCTGCGTTTGATGGAATTGGAAACACTGAGCTGGATATTTCTAATGATAGGCAGTCTTGTACCGCAGTTTTTCCTATCGCTGTTTCCGATTGGCGATTTAGTTCGAGGACTGATGCCCATCCTGATCCTCTTCTCCGTGATTTTCCAGATCGTTTTGACTGGCTTTTATTTGTGGAAAAGCAAGGAGATCCGTTGGGGATTGATCGCAGTCAAGCTGGCGTTCTTCACCCTGTTTCTGCTTACCTGTCTGTATCCGGATACGCTTGTAAACGTCGGGATCAGTTTCCTGGATTGGATCAACGGCTTTTGGTTCGCTGAATTTGCGCTTGTTCACTGGGGACATTTTTAATCAGAACGGGAAGTGGGAACGAGAAAAATGAGCTGCGATATTCCCGTTCATTTTTTAGGCTGTGACCATGATACAATAAAAGCGGGGTGATCGCGATGAAGGACGGTTGGTTTACGATCAAGGAAGTCTCTGATTTATTTGATAATACGCGCGGAGCGATCCGTTTTTATGAAGAAAAAGGTCTGATCCATCCGCGGCGGGATGAACATGGCTTCCGCTGGTACAGTATTGATGATATTTTTCAGCTGTTTTATCTGAAACGCTATGCGTCGATGTCTTTTTCTTTAGATGAAACCTTGCATACCTTCGTCAAGGAAGCGCATTTAACCTTGCCGGAAATTCAGGAACAAATCTGTAAGCGGGAAGCAGAACTGGATGATCAAATTGAACGCTTAATGCAGCAGCGAAAAAGTTTGCAGAACTATCGCAGACTGCTTTTGGAATGTCAAAATCCTCTTCTGCGCTATGAGGCCTGTCCCGATTATGTAAGTCTCTGCGCCGAAGCTTTTAACTCAATGAGTGAAGCAGATCTGCGGTTATTAAAATCGTGGATTGCCGCAATGCCTCTGACAAGTGTGCATGGCGATCTGATTGAGGATGAAACCGGTCTGCATTTTGTTTCCAGCTTAGGCATTCCGGAAGTCTATGCTGAGAGGATGGGCTTAGGATCACATCCAAGGATGCGTCGCTTGCCCCGCTCTTTGGCAGCCGTACGCTGTGTCCGTTGTGAATGGGAAAGGATGCCGGATCAGCTGATCGAACAGGCGCTGGCCTTGCGCAAAGAAGTGGAAGAGGCAGGGAAAACCGTGCACTCCTTTGTCAGCACCAGCCTGATTCTTGTTCATACCGTGGAAGGAAAAACCATCGAATATCATAAATGTTATGTTCCGGTACAGAATTGATAAAATAATCACTTGCCTGTACAGTACCTGTATACCCTACAATAACCTCAGAAATGAGGAGGAATATTTCTATGGAACTATCAAGAAGAGCCTTTTTAAAAAGCTCCCTGGCGGCGGCCGGGGTGGGTGCTCTGGGGTTGTTGAGCGGCTGCAGCACGGATCAGCCTTCAGCGCAGACAACCCCTTCAGCGCAGCCGGATGATGCCTCTCAGACATCCTCTCTGGATGCGCCTTATGCGGCGCTGGATGCCAGTGCGATCACGGAAAAAACAGTCGACTTCGTCGTTGTCGGAGCCGGGCCTGCGGGCTTGTGCGCCGCGGTCAGAGCCGCGGAGAACGGCGTTTCTGTCGCGGTGATTGAGAAAACCGGGGCAACCGGCGGCTGCGCAAAATTCGGCATGGGGATCTTAGCGATCGGCACCGAGCTGCAGAAAGCGCAGGGGGATGTGCTCAATCTGGATGAAATGTATAACATGTTCACTGAGTATACGCATTACCGCACTGACTGCGTGCTGATGCGGCGCTACTTTGAAGAATCCAAAGAGACACTGGAATGGATTGAAGGCATGGGCGTTGAGTTTGAGGAAGCCGCGCGCTACTTTGAAAAATCCTATCCAACCTGGCATATCGTTAAATCTGAGGAAGGCGTGATCGGCGGCGGACAAGCCAAAACGATGACCGATCATCTGGAAGCTCGGGCCCGGGAGCTGGGCGTTGAATTCTACATGGAAACTTCTGCCTGCCGCTTAGAAACCGAAGCGGGGCAAGTCAAGGGCGTTTGTGCTTACAATGCAGATCAAACCCAGGGCTACCATTTCCAATGCCATGCGGCCTTGATCGCCACCGGCGGCTTTGGCAACAATCCGGAGTGGGTAAAAGAACAGTTCCATCTCAGCCTGAATGAAGATTTCTTCGGGATGCGGTTTCCGGGCCATGAAGGCGACGGCATTCAAATGGCTTGGGATGCCGGCGTGAAGGAATCAGCAATGATCGAAGAGATGATTTTCGATATTTTCCGGCCGAATTCTTCCGGCTCTTATACCAATGACATCAAGCTGATTATGCAGCAGCCCAATTTGATGGTGAACCAGCAGGGACAGCGGTTCTTTAACGAAGAACAGGTTCAGAATACGACATATACCGGCAATTCCTTATGCAATCAGACCGGCAATACAGGTTTCATGATTCTCGATGAGGCAATTAAGCAGAGCTATGTCGAAGCTAACCATGTCGATTTCACCAGCCGTGTTTGGAATACTGATGATTTCACTCAGTTTGACGCGAATTTCAAAACGATGGAAGAATCCGGATATACCGCGATCATCAAAGCTGATTCGTTAGACGAGCTGGCCGCGAAGATGGGCATTGACGCCGCAGGTCTGACAGCCACGGTGGAAAGCTACAATCAGCTGTGTGCTCAAGGCTATGATCCGCTGGGAAAGAGTGCGGCTTATCTCAAACCGATCACCACGGCGCCGTTCTATGCCGCTCAGTATTATCCATCGAGTTATGGAACCCTGGGTGGAATCAAGGTTAATTCAAACCTGGAAGTGCTGGATCAGAACGATCAGGTCATCGCGGGTCTGTATTCCGCCGGAACGGATTCCTGCACGGTCTATGGCGACAGCTATATGTTCTTGCTTCCAGGCAACACGATGGGCTATTCCGTCAACACCGGAAGGTTTGTCGGAGAAGCCGTCAGCGAACTGCTGAAAAAATAGATTCAATCCCATCTCAGGCAGAACTGGAATCGAAGGGTTCCAGTTTTTGCTTTCTTTTCTCATCTAACAAAAAGGCAGAGAAAGGATGAAAACAAAACTATTGAATTAACAATGATTCTTAAAAAATGCTTAAAAGGATAGAAATGTTTTCCAAAAGATTGGAAAAATCCCTTATTTTAAAGGGAGATTGAAGGATTTCACTAGGCAAATCTAAAAAATATGGTAAACTGTACCATGAACATTTCGGAGGTGAGAGTGTGCTGAACGATACGATAGCGGCGGTCTCTACCGCTTTGCAGGACGGGGCGATTTCAATCATTCGGATAAGCGGCCCGGAAAGTCTGATCCTTGCAGAAAGGCTGTTCAGCCGCAGCGTAGTGGACCAGCCGACGCATACCGTTCGGTATGGGTATATCCTGGATCCGATCAGCCGGGAAGCGGTGGATGAGGTGCTGTTGACGGTTTTCCGCGCGCCGAAAACCTTTACGTGCGAGGATGTCGTAGAAATCAGCTGCCATGGCGGCCGCTACATCACCCGAAGGATTTTGGCACTGGTGCTGGCCGAAGGCGCTCGGCTGGCTGATCCCGGAGAGTTTACCCGCCGGGCTTTCCTCAACGGCCGCATCGATTTGACTCAAGCGGAAGCGGTGATGGATATGATCGACGCGGACTCTTCCCAGCAGGCGCAGATGGCGATTCAGGGCATTCGCGGCAGCATCCGCCGTCTGGTTGAACCGCTGAATGAAGCCCTGCTCAACATCATTGCTAATATTGAAGTGAATATCGATTATCCTGAATATGAAGATGCCCAGCAGCTGACCTGGGAAAGCGTTCTGCCGCAGGCCCGCCGGTGGCTGGGGCAAATGGATGAAATTCTGCAGCGCGCCGAAAGCGGACGAATTATGAAAAAAGGCGTAAAAACCGTCATTCTTGGCAAGCCGAATGTCGGCAAGTCGAGTCTGCTCAACGCCCTTTTGGAGGAAGACAAAGCGATCGTTACTGAAATTGCCGGAACAACCCGGGATCTGGTGGAGGGTGAAATCCATCTGCGCAATGTGACGCTGCATCTGATCGACACGGCCGGCATTCACAAAACGGATGACCGCGTGGAACAGATCGGCATTGAGCGGTCAATGAAAGCGCTGGAAGAAGCGGAACTGATTTTGATCGTGCTCGATGCCAGCCGGCCGCAGGATGATGAAGACCGCCGTCTGCTCGATCTGACCGAAGGCCGCAACCGCATTGTCGTCGTCAATAAAAAAGATCTGGCGCCGCAGTGTGAGGATCGTTCCGGAACAATTTCCATCTGTGCCGCGCAGAATCAAATTGAACCGCTGATCGATGAGATCAATCAGCGTTACGAACACCATCATGCGATGCTGGAACTGCCGTCATTAGCCAATGAGCGGCAGATCGCTTTAGCTCGGCAGGCCCGTCAGTCCATGGCTCAGGCCGTCAGTGCCCTGGAAGAGGGAGCGGAACTGGATCTGGTGACGATTGACCTGCAGGCAGCCTACATGGCATTAAAAGAAATCATCGGCGAAGCCAGTCGGGAAGATCTGCTGGATGCGCTGTTCTCCAAATTTTGTTTAGGAAAGTGAGGGAAATCCCATGAAATTATTTGTAAACCGTTTTATTGCTTTAGTGATCGACAGCCTTCTGATCGGAATTCCGGTCGGAATTATTGAAATGGCATTTTCGCTGATTCGCTGGATTTTAAGCTGGCTGCCGTTTCTGCATCATTTCCGCTTCCTGTTTTCGACATCCTTTTTGTTCGTGATTGTCTATGCTTTGTATGAGGCAGCGATGATTTACTTCGCCAGCGGGACGGTTGGCAAGCTGATCATGAAGCTGGAAGTCGAGAAGGAACGCGGCACTATGACTTTCGGTGACTGCCTGATCCGCGGCGTGATGAAAGCTTTCTCGCTGCAGATCTGGATTCTGGGCGTGTTCTCTGCGATTCTGGCCTATTCGGATCAGCACAGTTCATTGCATGATCGGATGGCCGGCACTTCAGTATGGGAAAAGCTCTAGGCTGGATTGATTCGCACTGTCATCTGACCTGTGCTGATCTGATTGAAGAGGCTCAAGGGGTCCGCCAGCGGGCGCTGGAAGCCGGTGTGGTGCGGATGATGATCGTGTGCTGCCGGCTTGAAGAAGCCGAAGCTGCCTTGAAAATGAAAGCGGAAGATGCGCGTTTTGACGTCGCGGTAGGCTTTCATCCCAGTGATCTGCGTGATTTTACGGAAGAAGACTGGCATAAACTAGAAACTCTGGTCTATAATGAGAATGTCACGGCCATTGGTGAAATCGGCCTGGACTACTATTGGGATAAGGACAACCACCCCGAACAACAAGCGGCGTTTATCCGTCAGATTGAGCTGGCAAACCGAGTTAATAAGCCGATTCTGGTGCACAGCCGCGATGCGATCGCCGATACGTTTGCCATCCTGCGCGATCATCCGGCAGTGCGGCGCGGGATCATCCATTGTTTCAGTTCCAGCCGGGAAATGGCCCGGGAGTTTGTCAAGCTGGGCTATACGATCGGCCTGGGCGGACCGGTGACCTTCAAAAATGCCAAGACCCCAAAAGAAGTGGCAGCCGATGTGGATCTGAATTATCTTCAGATCGAAACCGACTGTCCCTATCTGACGCCTGTTCCGTATCGGGGAAAACGGAACGAGCCGATGTATCTGCCGCTGACAGCTCAAACGATTCTGGAGCTACGCGGAATTGATGAGGAAGTGCTGAAGCAGCAGCTTTGGGATAACTATCAAGCCTTATTCCATCCGCAAGACGAACTCTGAAAATAGAGAAGCGTCTACGATCTCTGGTGAAAGGAGGAAAATAAAATGAAAAAAGCCGTGCTTTTTGGAATTTTAGTATGCTTAGGTCTGGGCATGACCGCATTGATCATGATCCCGGAAGAAGTCAAGACACCACTGATCCTGCAGACCTTTAGTTATTCGCGAGCCGCAAGCG belongs to Holdemania massiliensis and includes:
- a CDS encoding TatD family hydrolase, with the protein product MGKALGWIDSHCHLTCADLIEEAQGVRQRALEAGVVRMMIVCCRLEEAEAALKMKAEDARFDVAVGFHPSDLRDFTEEDWHKLETLVYNENVTAIGEIGLDYYWDKDNHPEQQAAFIRQIELANRVNKPILVHSRDAIADTFAILRDHPAVRRGIIHCFSSSREMAREFVKLGYTIGLGGPVTFKNAKTPKEVAADVDLNYLQIETDCPYLTPVPYRGKRNEPMYLPLTAQTILELRGIDEEVLKQQLWDNYQALFHPQDEL
- a CDS encoding MerR family transcriptional regulator, which encodes MKDGWFTIKEVSDLFDNTRGAIRFYEEKGLIHPRRDEHGFRWYSIDDIFQLFYLKRYASMSFSLDETLHTFVKEAHLTLPEIQEQICKREAELDDQIERLMQQRKSLQNYRRLLLECQNPLLRYEACPDYVSLCAEAFNSMSEADLRLLKSWIAAMPLTSVHGDLIEDETGLHFVSSLGIPEVYAERMGLGSHPRMRRLPRSLAAVRCVRCEWERMPDQLIEQALALRKEVEEAGKTVHSFVSTSLILVHTVEGKTIEYHKCYVPVQN
- the mnmE gene encoding tRNA uridine-5-carboxymethylaminomethyl(34) synthesis GTPase MnmE, yielding MLNDTIAAVSTALQDGAISIIRISGPESLILAERLFSRSVVDQPTHTVRYGYILDPISREAVDEVLLTVFRAPKTFTCEDVVEISCHGGRYITRRILALVLAEGARLADPGEFTRRAFLNGRIDLTQAEAVMDMIDADSSQQAQMAIQGIRGSIRRLVEPLNEALLNIIANIEVNIDYPEYEDAQQLTWESVLPQARRWLGQMDEILQRAESGRIMKKGVKTVILGKPNVGKSSLLNALLEEDKAIVTEIAGTTRDLVEGEIHLRNVTLHLIDTAGIHKTDDRVEQIGIERSMKALEEAELILIVLDASRPQDDEDRRLLDLTEGRNRIVVVNKKDLAPQCEDRSGTISICAAQNQIEPLIDEINQRYEHHHAMLELPSLANERQIALARQARQSMAQAVSALEEGAELDLVTIDLQAAYMALKEIIGEASREDLLDALFSKFCLGK
- a CDS encoding Rpn family recombination-promoting nuclease/putative transposase, which encodes MPVIQEEIQHPPKLRCTNDFVFKTLLTYFPVLGQKFLKNISEELMKTHFEALSLSPTEKLSPSSSGKDIRLDISVQTLPMRLINYEMQGYASEMNICNRSAYYAAMLLTQPANKGAAYSELVPVCQVFFLDFPFPPKADQPDKAIHVYQLQEKDEHDVLTNLITIYIIELKKIIQMNHSYQELDGFEKWCWFFEKYDEEISDPIVAEIIQRNDIFKEVAEVMKVISSDPAIRNAAFAHERDLRDKAQIKYDGIQQGVQQTQLENAHAMLIDHVPDELILKYSGIPSDQLDNLKAKIASSLIQESEASYDIPSTDSSAAATIKGTETDEIQ
- a CDS encoding RDD family protein, with translation MKLFVNRFIALVIDSLLIGIPVGIIEMAFSLIRWILSWLPFLHHFRFLFSTSFLFVIVYALYEAAMIYFASGTVGKLIMKLEVEKERGTMTFGDCLIRGVMKAFSLQIWILGVFSAILAYSDQHSSLHDRMAGTSVWEKL
- a CDS encoding FAD-dependent oxidoreductase, coding for MELSRRAFLKSSLAAAGVGALGLLSGCSTDQPSAQTTPSAQPDDASQTSSLDAPYAALDASAITEKTVDFVVVGAGPAGLCAAVRAAENGVSVAVIEKTGATGGCAKFGMGILAIGTELQKAQGDVLNLDEMYNMFTEYTHYRTDCVLMRRYFEESKETLEWIEGMGVEFEEAARYFEKSYPTWHIVKSEEGVIGGGQAKTMTDHLEARARELGVEFYMETSACRLETEAGQVKGVCAYNADQTQGYHFQCHAALIATGGFGNNPEWVKEQFHLSLNEDFFGMRFPGHEGDGIQMAWDAGVKESAMIEEMIFDIFRPNSSGSYTNDIKLIMQQPNLMVNQQGQRFFNEEQVQNTTYTGNSLCNQTGNTGFMILDEAIKQSYVEANHVDFTSRVWNTDDFTQFDANFKTMEESGYTAIIKADSLDELAAKMGIDAAGLTATVESYNQLCAQGYDPLGKSAAYLKPITTAPFYAAQYYPSSYGTLGGIKVNSNLEVLDQNDQVIAGLYSAGTDSCTVYGDSYMFLLPGNTMGYSVNTGRFVGEAVSELLKK
- a CDS encoding DEAD/DEAH box helicase, whose translation is MKFNSAFDLLEEDLRQAIEALHYTQPTPVQQQVIPAFLEGKDCLVQAQTGSGKTAAYALPVCQLCHFEERRPQALILAPTRELADQITQEIQNFSLFRRLTCVRLVGRQPMKSQKFQLKQRVQIVCGTPGRIWDHIEQGTLDLSALRMIVLDEADQMFSLGLTETVHQILKQLPSPIQTCLFSATLSPEILQLAEITVHDPLMIQIDSPRQTNQNVHLTSLTVQESEKMTGLLNLLSRFQAPSAIVFCERQSSAQEVADQLKKRGLCAEAMHGGMEQDQRFAVLRQFRRGQLRILCATDVAARGLDIDGLSLIIHWDLPLSLESFIHRCGRCGRIDQPGTSAVLLTSGQQTCYSAFLQTMAVNSETLEIDLFDDHSGLAHWKTKTQAQPEKAAALKQNKTTLLIRAGRQHKLRPGDIVGAFCSLGFSAEQIGTIEVQERVTFVTLIQADSEALIDKGEIMIKGKARRMELAHQQ
- a CDS encoding zinc-ribbon domain-containing protein, with product MGGILVDGCDASDSYYKIKDVAQAYCKTCGCERVYALMELKMKIRVFWIPTVSINTKYAVVCPVCKNGYIVDEGQKNDILTGRAEVEVKEDGLILHALPAQNELHSTGHVIDKQPELPADQPRFCFRCGSPLDEKGLCPHCDEVKEVSLHEENDELSQIRKQEIKKVVTELESLRDPMSPFIRPQSKICPHCQLLYAQDKEYCDICGRTLVQRENHS
- a CDS encoding zinc ribbon domain-containing protein — protein: MKKCNHCGAEMNEDAAFCPHCGEPVTDTSTIQCSYCHQEVPADQLFCPHCGHRLLSGGRSKDEPQPSPVPKPKPEIHYDPKKSSPIPQEPIQTQPSSFVKPLFLYALICLLLTYFDALALAVNNRYYSFPEAFMIYIWFGLIAFIVFFIFLVFSRRTMKQASQTKDSQRQAKLKKTAKIRFWLGFILGILLLIGIGIFIIFDA
- a CDS encoding zinc ribbon domain-containing protein; this encodes MQKCLHCGAEIADEAAFCPHCGESVVKAQTVICSYCQKVIPADQLFCPYCGHRVIAEPQPEPEPQPIPQPDPHPEPQPIPKSNVETEDPAQIDQKVRVNRIFALGTCVLFVLSEALLSSTIISYRSFSEALLIFTVIGIAVFFGSLIMINQYEKFALLAWNATEPQVRQGYKNKAKQMLNQAYIVILVLMILSFVIAGIDW